The Petrocella atlantisensis genome has a window encoding:
- a CDS encoding Y-family DNA polymerase — protein sequence MGKKNRFYVAIDLKSFYASVECVERGLDPMNTNLVVADPSRTEKTICLTVSPTLKSYGISGRARLFEAVQKIKEANALRQHKAPGRKFTGESYDNAVLKSSPELAISYITAPPQMALYMEYSTRIYNIYLKYVAPEDIHVYSIDEVFIDVTNYLKTYRLTPHEMTMMMIQDVFKTTGVTATAGIGTNLYLAKVAMDIRAKHVAPDKDGVRIAELDETSYRQLLWSHRPLTDFWRVGRGYAKKLEAYGMYTMGDVARCSVGKSYERNNEELLYKLFGINAELLIDHAWGWEPCTLADIKAYKPRSNSISSGQVLQFPYAFEKAKLIVREMTDLLALDLVDKGLVTDQMVLTIGYDIENLLNPEIKKSYHGDVITDHYGRKIPKHAHGTVNLNRATSSTMLIMDAVMELYDRIADKNLLVRRVNLTANHVQEEKAIVKADAFEQLDLFTDYEAQQKKDAEDETALAREKRMQEAVIKIKKKYGKNAILKGMNLEEGATTASRNRQIGGHKA from the coding sequence ATGGGAAAAAAGAATCGCTTCTATGTTGCAATCGACCTGAAGTCGTTCTATGCTTCCGTCGAGTGCGTTGAACGCGGCCTTGATCCCATGAACACGAACCTCGTTGTCGCCGATCCGAGCCGCACGGAAAAGACCATTTGCCTTACTGTTTCGCCCACTCTTAAATCCTATGGCATTTCCGGTAGGGCAAGGTTGTTTGAAGCGGTTCAGAAAATCAAAGAAGCCAACGCCTTGCGTCAGCATAAAGCTCCGGGGCGTAAATTCACTGGGGAATCCTATGACAATGCAGTGCTGAAGTCGTCGCCGGAATTGGCTATCTCCTATATCACAGCACCGCCACAAATGGCTCTGTATATGGAATACAGCACACGGATATACAATATTTATTTGAAATATGTTGCCCCGGAGGATATCCATGTTTACTCAATCGATGAGGTGTTCATTGATGTCACAAATTATTTAAAAACGTATCGTCTCACACCCCATGAGATGACGATGATGATGATTCAGGATGTTTTCAAGACTACCGGCGTCACCGCAACGGCTGGAATTGGAACAAATCTTTATCTTGCTAAAGTCGCAATGGATATTAGAGCGAAGCATGTTGCGCCAGATAAGGACGGTGTGCGTATTGCGGAACTGGATGAAACAAGCTATCGCCAGCTGCTCTGGAGTCACCGGCCCCTGACGGATTTCTGGCGTGTGGGGCGGGGTTATGCCAAGAAGCTTGAAGCCTACGGTATGTACACCATGGGTGATGTGGCACGGTGCTCTGTTGGAAAGTCTTATGAGCGCAACAACGAAGAACTGCTGTATAAGCTCTTTGGCATTAATGCGGAACTGCTGATTGACCATGCATGGGGCTGGGAGCCCTGCACGCTTGCGGATATCAAGGCGTATAAGCCCCGTTCAAACAGTATAAGCTCCGGGCAGGTTCTGCAGTTCCCCTATGCCTTTGAAAAAGCAAAACTCATTGTACGGGAAATGACGGATCTTCTTGCATTGGATTTAGTGGACAAAGGCCTTGTTACGGATCAAATGGTTTTGACAATCGGCTATGATATTGAAAATCTTCTTAATCCAGAGATAAAGAAGTCCTATCATGGGGATGTGATAACAGACCATTATGGCCGTAAGATTCCAAAGCACGCACATGGAACTGTAAATTTGAACCGTGCAACTTCCTCCACCATGCTCATCATGGATGCCGTGATGGAATTGTATGACCGCATTGCAGATAAGAACTTATTGGTCAGGCGTGTCAACCTCACCGCCAATCATGTGCAGGAAGAAAAAGCCATCGTAAAAGCAGATGCCTTCGAACAGCTTGACCTTTTTACAGACTATGAGGCGCAGCAAAAGAAAGACGCCGAGGATGAAACAGCGTTGGCACGGGAAAAACGGATGCAGGAGGCTGTAATCAAGATCAAGAAAAAGTACGGTAAAAATGCGATTTTGAAGGGTATGAACCTGGAAGAAGGCGCGACAACCGCTTCCCGTAACCGGCAGATTGGAGGTCATAAGGCATGA
- a CDS encoding DUF4839 domain-containing protein yields the protein MITYHTFPSTKTDVPDTTVTSTNELSNGRNVSGFDTKANQTVNWYGIEFSIPAYYDVLDKRSTDIWKSYYPEKEEYYASILFQSQDFAGTDGDFNSQMPSIVKDTINGEYFKNTKIEKSEKLSIAGLPGWTITFSRADTDGDGVVSTGRYSFAYNMNTGKIVTISCTFDSNDQSKYDYFGDYLKVLETAKLLVEPLNSNAINITNSTDFAAIMSLKDPGDPLVQAFAEAHKGDVVEFDGCVGLILPHTGMKTRFDVLLVGGDYNENKGSGAYFSFIDKNFYDMKVLGADTVTKGMDFHITGKIKEYNEEGKFIEIDPISLEAR from the coding sequence GTGATTACATATCATACATTCCCCTCGACTAAGACAGATGTCCCGGACACAACGGTGACTTCAACAAACGAATTATCAAATGGGAGAAATGTAAGCGGATTTGACACAAAAGCCAACCAAACGGTTAATTGGTACGGGATTGAATTTTCAATACCTGCGTACTATGATGTGTTAGATAAAAGGTCTACAGATATATGGAAATCCTATTATCCTGAAAAAGAAGAATATTATGCATCGATACTTTTTCAAAGTCAAGATTTTGCGGGGACAGACGGTGATTTTAATAGCCAAATGCCTTCTATTGTTAAGGACACCATTAATGGTGAATATTTCAAGAATACAAAAATCGAGAAATCAGAGAAACTGTCAATTGCGGGGTTGCCGGGTTGGACTATCACATTCTCCAGAGCTGATACGGATGGAGATGGAGTGGTTTCAACTGGGCGTTATTCCTTTGCTTATAACATGAACACCGGTAAGATAGTCACTATTTCCTGCACGTTTGATAGTAATGACCAGTCGAAATACGATTATTTTGGCGACTACCTAAAAGTATTGGAAACTGCAAAGTTGTTAGTCGAACCTCTCAATTCGAATGCAATTAACATTACGAATTCAACGGATTTTGCTGCTATTATGAGCCTTAAAGATCCAGGGGATCCATTAGTACAAGCCTTTGCTGAAGCGCATAAGGGCGATGTAGTTGAATTTGATGGATGCGTGGGGCTCATTCTACCTCATACTGGAATGAAGACCAGATTTGACGTTTTACTAGTAGGTGGTGATTACAATGAAAACAAGGGTTCCGGTGCATATTTTTCATTCATTGATAAGAACTTTTATGATATGAAGGTTCTCGGAGCTGATACAGTAACCAAAGGAATGGATTTTCATATAACGGGAAAAATCAAGGAATACAACGAAGAAGGCAAATTCATTGAAATCGATCCAATTTCGCTAGAGGCTAGGTAA
- a CDS encoding tyrosine-type recombinase/integrase — MKYKRKNGKDFWQLARNYLHDYMPITRNLSDKSVEAYKQSLKTYLEFLELNRSLVEDQVSFDAFTRENINDFVSWLKGKNYAPKTINLKLTAIRSFLKYCSEEDFELRGVYSEVCTVKKQKEEKRPIKYLQPKATAAILSAYDVDTSKHRRNRMILIMLYDTGARVQELADLTFNALHLDVPNPFVTLIGKGRKIRNVPLLKKTVQHLELYLREFHPDKKENPLFYSIFDGKPHRLSTDSISLVLKTASDKARKSCSDVPIGVHCHMIRKTKAMDLYKNGVPLPFIMQLLGHESMSTTSGFYAFATLEMMSEAMNKAGPTTTVSDVKIWRKGEIKKILYSLD, encoded by the coding sequence ATGAAATATAAGAGGAAAAATGGGAAAGATTTTTGGCAACTGGCCAGAAACTATCTGCATGATTATATGCCTATAACAAGAAATCTCTCGGATAAATCTGTTGAAGCCTATAAACAATCATTGAAAACTTATTTGGAGTTTTTGGAGCTTAACAGGTCATTAGTTGAAGACCAAGTATCATTTGATGCCTTTACAAGAGAAAATATTAATGACTTTGTAAGTTGGCTAAAAGGTAAAAATTATGCCCCAAAGACGATAAACTTAAAGCTTACAGCAATACGATCTTTTTTGAAATACTGTAGTGAAGAAGACTTTGAGTTGAGAGGTGTTTATTCGGAAGTATGTACTGTTAAAAAGCAGAAAGAAGAAAAACGTCCTATTAAGTATCTTCAACCAAAAGCAACGGCAGCCATTCTGTCAGCCTATGACGTTGATACATCAAAACACAGACGAAATCGGATGATTCTGATTATGCTTTATGATACTGGTGCCAGAGTGCAGGAACTTGCTGATTTAACCTTTAACGCGTTGCATCTAGATGTACCAAATCCTTTTGTAACGCTGATTGGTAAAGGCAGGAAAATCAGAAATGTGCCTCTGTTAAAAAAGACAGTCCAACATTTAGAACTATATCTTAGAGAATTTCATCCTGATAAAAAAGAAAATCCCTTATTCTATAGTATATTTGATGGTAAGCCACACCGTTTGTCGACGGATAGCATTAGCTTGGTACTTAAAACAGCATCTGATAAAGCACGCAAATCATGCAGTGACGTTCCGATCGGTGTACACTGCCATATGATAAGAAAGACCAAAGCCATGGATTTATACAAAAATGGGGTGCCATTGCCCTTTATTATGCAGTTACTTGGTCATGAAAGCATGTCTACGACATCAGGATTTTACGCATTTGCAACACTCGAAATGATGAGTGAAGCTATGAATAAAGCAGGTCCAACCACAACTGTATCAGATGTTAAAATTTGGAGAAAAGGCGAAATCAAGAAGATTCTTTACTCACTTGATTAG
- a CDS encoding site-specific integrase, producing MVKYDAAINKCFPEREYFFPGGHGGICSSTAVSANFRKIWIAAGLKRDGKVKSRAYDFRHHFACSNIMRWSAEGKNIHAMLPYLMKYMGHTGIESTYYYIHLIPDFFPIYNELASSTEELIPEVESYEI from the coding sequence TTGGTCAAGTATGATGCTGCTATAAACAAGTGTTTTCCTGAACGAGAGTATTTCTTTCCCGGAGGTCATGGAGGTATATGCTCTTCAACCGCAGTGTCCGCTAATTTTAGAAAAATCTGGATTGCGGCAGGACTCAAAAGGGATGGAAAAGTGAAATCACGTGCCTATGATTTCAGACACCACTTTGCCTGCTCTAATATAATGAGATGGTCGGCAGAAGGCAAAAATATACATGCAATGCTACCATACCTAATGAAATATATGGGGCATACCGGTATCGAAAGTACCTATTATTATATACATTTAATTCCTGATTTCTTTCCCATATATAATGAACTTGCCTCCTCTACAGAAGAACTCATTCCGGAGGTGGAAAGTTATGAAATATAA
- a CDS encoding site-specific integrase, with protein MNEYISKLAPHIIEFIEFKNALGIEYKTSRYYLKQLDIFNYNHKNLSNLDRETVEEWALLHAEKSISGDRSWISPIREFGRYLLSVGYEAYVLDNRFTIQRYRPEVYLMTESEIQSFFMECDHFVLRHKALGRPYVLPALYRFLYCCGARCGEARKLKCEDVYLKEGYVDILQTKAHRDRRLYLSDELKIFGQV; from the coding sequence ATGAACGAGTACATCAGCAAATTAGCACCACATATAATAGAATTTATCGAATTCAAAAATGCATTAGGCATCGAATATAAAACAAGCAGGTATTATCTGAAACAGCTTGACATATTTAACTACAATCATAAAAATCTCAGTAATCTTGACCGTGAAACTGTTGAAGAATGGGCATTGTTACATGCTGAAAAGTCAATATCTGGAGACCGGAGCTGGATATCACCAATAAGAGAATTCGGAAGATACCTTCTGAGTGTTGGATATGAAGCTTATGTACTTGATAACAGGTTTACTATTCAGCGTTATCGTCCTGAAGTATATTTAATGACAGAATCAGAAATACAAAGTTTCTTTATGGAGTGTGATCACTTTGTATTAAGGCACAAAGCCTTGGGACGTCCATATGTCCTTCCTGCATTATACAGATTTCTGTACTGTTGTGGTGCAAGATGCGGCGAAGCACGTAAACTGAAATGCGAAGACGTATACTTAAAGGAAGGGTATGTAGATATCCTTCAAACAAAAGCTCATAGAGACCGCAGATTATACTTATCTGATGAGTTAAAAATATTTGGTCAAGTATGA
- a CDS encoding tyrosine-type recombinase/integrase, giving the protein MVSKVFMSAGIDKGSRIWGMHMLRHNAASTIVRNEVPIETIAAILGHSTPDTTDIYITTDVERLKECVLPMANISKEVNP; this is encoded by the coding sequence ATTGTGAGCAAGGTATTTATGAGTGCAGGTATCGATAAAGGTTCACGCATTTGGGGTATGCATATGCTCAGGCATAACGCCGCATCAACTATAGTGAGAAATGAAGTTCCGATAGAGACTATTGCAGCTATACTAGGACATTCAACTCCTGATACAACTGATATATACATAACAACCGACGTTGAAAGACTCAAAGAATGTGTACTTCCAATGGCTAACATCTCTAAGGAGGTGAATCCATGA